In a single window of the Mesorhizobium shangrilense genome:
- a CDS encoding ABC transporter ATP-binding protein codes for MQNERRQAASRVTAGVTFAARLEFENIRHDFGPDAETLRDLSLTAEPGEVLCLLGPSGSGKTTLLRIAAGIESQSSGRVLLNNREIAGPSVFLPPEQRSIGLVFQDFALFPHLTILENVKFGLTALSREEAREEAMIALARVGLQHYAKSYPHVLSGGEQQRVALARALAPRPAVLLMDEPFSGLDSRLKDSVRAETLDVLRQSRATAIVVTHDAEEAMRMGDRIALLKDGRLVQAGRAEELYLRPASLFAAGFFSELNVFQGRAKGGAVELPVGRVAASAHQDGTELSVAVRTSGFDVSEEKGETEARIVSRRYLGVVELLELAVSGSETPIRARVRCGALSPQARDIWLTLRASDVLVFETGGENA; via the coding sequence TTGCAGAACGAACGCCGGCAAGCCGCGTCGCGCGTGACGGCGGGCGTCACCTTTGCCGCGCGGTTGGAATTCGAGAACATCCGCCACGATTTCGGGCCGGATGCAGAAACCTTGCGCGACCTGTCGCTGACCGCCGAGCCAGGCGAAGTGCTTTGCCTGCTGGGTCCTTCCGGCTCCGGCAAGACGACGCTTCTTCGGATCGCAGCGGGGATAGAAAGCCAGTCCTCCGGACGGGTGCTGCTCAACAACCGGGAGATCGCCGGTCCGTCCGTGTTCCTGCCGCCGGAGCAGCGCTCGATCGGCCTGGTCTTCCAGGACTTCGCGCTGTTCCCCCATTTGACGATCCTCGAAAACGTGAAATTCGGCCTGACCGCGCTGTCCCGCGAGGAAGCCCGCGAGGAGGCGATGATCGCGCTCGCGCGGGTCGGACTGCAGCACTACGCCAAATCCTATCCGCACGTGCTGTCGGGTGGAGAGCAGCAGCGGGTAGCGCTTGCCCGCGCGCTGGCGCCGCGCCCGGCCGTACTTCTCATGGACGAGCCGTTCTCCGGGTTGGATTCAAGGCTGAAGGACAGCGTGCGCGCAGAGACGCTGGACGTGCTCAGGCAAAGCCGGGCGACCGCTATCGTCGTCACCCATGACGCCGAAGAGGCCATGCGCATGGGCGATCGCATCGCACTGCTCAAGGACGGGCGGCTGGTCCAGGCCGGCAGGGCCGAAGAGCTGTATCTCAGACCCGCAAGCCTGTTCGCGGCCGGGTTCTTCTCGGAGCTCAACGTCTTTCAGGGGCGCGCGAAAGGAGGGGCGGTCGAGCTGCCGGTCGGTCGGGTGGCCGCCAGCGCCCATCAGGATGGAACAGAGCTGTCCGTCGCGGTCCGGACATCCGGTTTCGACGTCAGCGAGGAAAAGGGAGAGACCGAGGCCCGCATCGTCTCGCGACGATATCTGGGCGTCGTCGAACTGCTCGAACTGGCGGTCTCCGGATCCGAGACGCCGATCAGGGCACGGGTCAGATGCGGCGCCTTGTCGCCGCAGGCGAGAGACATCTGGTTAACATTGCGCGCTTCAGATGTACTTGTGTTTGAAACCGGCGGAGAAAACGCATAG
- the scpB gene encoding SMC-Scp complex subunit ScpB, which translates to MNETGSATVIPLPLADDGAAAITNPAERMMLAEAARMAEAIIFASAEPVSERALAARLPEGVNLKGALAELQAVYQRRGVNLVRIGDAWAFRTAGDLAFLMSRDAVQQKKLSRAALEVLAIIAYHQPVTRAEIEEIRGVETSKGTLDTLLETEWVRIRGRRKTPGRPVTYGTTDKFLDHFQLEELRDLPGVEELKGAGLLSTRMPANFSMPVPPSDADALTEDEDPLTDIDLEELGLLTPRPQDD; encoded by the coding sequence ATGAACGAGACCGGGAGTGCTACGGTCATTCCCCTGCCGTTGGCTGACGACGGAGCTGCGGCGATTACGAATCCCGCCGAGCGCATGATGCTCGCGGAAGCCGCGCGGATGGCCGAAGCGATCATCTTCGCCAGCGCCGAGCCGGTGAGCGAGCGGGCGCTGGCGGCGCGGCTTCCCGAGGGCGTGAACCTCAAGGGGGCGCTAGCCGAACTGCAGGCCGTCTACCAGCGGCGCGGCGTCAATCTGGTCCGGATCGGCGATGCGTGGGCCTTCCGGACGGCGGGCGATCTCGCCTTCCTGATGAGCCGCGATGCGGTCCAGCAGAAGAAGCTCTCGCGCGCCGCACTGGAGGTTCTCGCCATCATCGCCTACCACCAGCCGGTGACGCGCGCCGAGATCGAGGAGATCCGCGGCGTTGAGACGTCCAAGGGAACGCTGGATACCCTGCTGGAAACCGAGTGGGTGCGCATCCGCGGCCGTCGCAAGACGCCGGGCCGGCCGGTAACCTATGGCACGACCGACAAGTTCCTCGACCACTTCCAGCTGGAAGAACTGCGTGACCTGCCGGGCGTCGAAGAGCTGAAGGGCGCCGGACTGCTGTCGACGCGCATGCCCGCCAATTTCTCGATGCCTGTGCCGCCGAGCGATGCAGACGCCCTCACGGAAGACGAGGATCCGCTGACCGACATCGACCTGGAAGAACTCGGGCTGTTGACACCGCGTCCCCAGGATGATTGA
- a CDS encoding segregation and condensation protein A, with product MEALWSEKNDSRATGDPALVVDVNGFEGPLDLLLHLARNQKVDLARISILALTEQYLAFIEQVRALRLEVAADYLVMAAWLAYLKSRLLIPKKPGDEGESGEELAAVLQFRLKRLEAMRDAAARLVNRNRLGRDVFQRGMPELVIVEKRNEYSATLYDLLSAYAAQRQKQAVTNVTIARRGVWTLKAAREILVRLIGSAGDWTALDSFLIQYVSTPEERSTAIASSFAATLELVREGQVEMRQLEAFAPLYLRGKSPEINAAEAAS from the coding sequence ATGGAAGCGCTCTGGAGCGAGAAGAACGACTCGCGCGCTACCGGAGACCCTGCGCTCGTCGTCGACGTCAACGGTTTTGAGGGACCGCTCGACCTCCTGCTCCATCTGGCGCGGAACCAGAAGGTCGATCTGGCGCGCATCTCGATCCTCGCGCTGACCGAGCAGTATCTTGCGTTCATAGAACAGGTGAGGGCTCTAAGGCTCGAGGTCGCGGCTGACTACCTCGTGATGGCGGCGTGGCTCGCCTACCTGAAGTCCCGCCTGCTCATACCCAAAAAGCCGGGCGACGAGGGCGAAAGCGGCGAGGAACTGGCGGCGGTGCTGCAGTTCCGCCTGAAGCGTCTGGAGGCGATGCGCGACGCAGCCGCACGGCTGGTGAACCGCAATCGCCTCGGCCGCGACGTCTTTCAGCGCGGCATGCCCGAGCTTGTCATCGTCGAGAAGCGCAACGAGTACTCGGCCACGCTCTACGACCTGCTGAGCGCCTATGCGGCGCAGCGGCAGAAACAGGCCGTCACCAACGTCACCATCGCGCGACGCGGTGTTTGGACGCTCAAGGCGGCGCGCGAGATTCTGGTGCGGCTGATCGGTTCGGCCGGTGACTGGACGGCGCTCGACAGCTTCCTCATCCAGTATGTCAGCACGCCGGAGGAACGTTCGACCGCGATAGCGAGTTCTTTCGCGGCGACGTTGGAGCTTGTGCGCGAAGGCCAGGTTGAGATGCGCCAGCTCGAAGCTTTCGCGCCGCTCTACCTGCGCGGCAAGTCTCCGGAGATCAACGCAGCAGAGGCAGCGTCATGA
- the nagZ gene encoding beta-N-acetylhexosaminidase yields the protein MSESQSVILGCAGKQLTPEEALFYGGVRPWGFILFARNIGEPAQITDLVAALRDSVGRPDAPVFIDQEGGRVQRLRPPIAPNYPAGSAIGALYRQDRQAGLRAAWLLARLHAFDLLRFGINVDCLPVLDVPIEGASDVIGARAFGKDPESVTALGRAAAEGLMAGGVLPVMKHIPGHGRAFSDTHFELPTVDTPIAELRAHDFAPFKALKDLPMAMTAHVVYSAVDADHPATTSAKVVDEIIRGEIGFDGLLVSDDTSMKALSGDFPSKAEAILAAGCDIVLHCNGVMEEMTGIVSKVKPLAGKSLERANRALSAVAARDAEQEQAVRAEFATYFEAVA from the coding sequence ATGAGCGAATCACAATCCGTTATCCTCGGCTGCGCCGGCAAGCAACTCACCCCGGAAGAAGCGCTGTTCTATGGCGGCGTGCGGCCTTGGGGCTTCATCCTGTTTGCGCGCAATATCGGTGAACCGGCGCAGATCACAGATCTCGTGGCGGCGCTGCGCGACTCTGTCGGCCGACCCGACGCCCCGGTCTTCATCGATCAGGAGGGCGGGCGCGTGCAGCGGCTTCGGCCGCCGATCGCGCCGAACTATCCGGCGGGCTCGGCGATCGGCGCGCTCTATCGGCAGGATCGGCAGGCCGGCTTGCGCGCCGCGTGGCTGTTGGCGCGACTGCACGCCTTCGACCTCCTGCGCTTCGGCATCAACGTCGACTGCCTGCCGGTGCTTGACGTGCCGATCGAGGGAGCCAGCGACGTGATCGGCGCGCGCGCCTTCGGGAAGGATCCTGAAAGCGTGACCGCGCTCGGGCGCGCCGCGGCGGAAGGGCTGATGGCGGGTGGCGTTCTGCCGGTGATGAAGCACATTCCCGGACACGGCCGCGCCTTCTCGGACACGCATTTCGAGCTGCCGACGGTGGACACGCCGATCGCGGAGCTCCGCGCGCACGATTTCGCGCCGTTCAAGGCCCTGAAGGATCTGCCGATGGCGATGACCGCGCATGTCGTCTACAGCGCTGTCGACGCCGATCATCCGGCGACGACGTCGGCGAAGGTGGTGGATGAGATCATCCGCGGCGAGATCGGATTCGACGGCTTGCTGGTGAGCGACGACACGTCGATGAAGGCGCTTTCTGGGGATTTCCCGTCAAAGGCCGAAGCGATCCTTGCCGCCGGCTGCGATATCGTCCTTCACTGCAACGGGGTGATGGAAGAGATGACGGGCATCGTGTCGAAGGTGAAGCCGCTGGCCGGCAAGTCGCTGGAGAGAGCCAACCGGGCGCTTTCCGCCGTCGCGGCGCGCGACGCCGAGCAGGAGCAAGCGGTGCGGGCGGAGTTCGCGACCTATTTCGAGGCGGTGGCCTGA